Genomic segment of Mycolicibacterium sarraceniae:
GGCCCAGTCGGTGATCGCGTGGTTGCGGGCGACCTGAGCGGCTCGATACCTGGCGATGAACTCGGGGGAGAACGGCGGCCCGTTGTGCTCGTCGAACAGATCGAGGTCGGGATCGCTGGTCACCGGGTCGTTTTCGTCGATCACGGCGGCGTCCATCCAGGCGGTCAACACCTCGGGGCGGCCGGGATGGGCGGCGCTGGCGATGTACCCGTCGGCCGGTGGCAGCTCGGTCAGTCCGGCCGCGGGGCGCATCCCTTCCAGTGGTGTGACATTGGGGTCGACGGCCTGCGACTGGTAGGCGGCCATCAATGACCCCCCACCTGAATTGCCGAGCAATACAACCGTTTCCACGCCCTGGACTTCGCGCAGCCAGCGCACTCCGACGCCGATGTCGACCAGGGCGTGATCAAGCACGAAACTGCTCTCGAATCCCCGGAAGCGGGTGTTCCAGCCGAGGAAGCCGACACCGCGGGTGGCCAGGTAGTCGGCGAGGTAATGCTCGGAGAAGTCGATTTGGTAGTGGGTGGCGATGACGGCGACCTTGGGCTTGCGGCCCACCCCGCGGTGATACAGACCCTGGCAGGGATGTCCGCCGGCGCCGGCCCGCCGGGCGGTGGGCGATGCCATCCCGATGAACTCACGAACGACTCCGGGGGTGGGCATATCGGCATCCTCCTCGGGCGTAGATGGCTGAAGAGACGATATTCGCCGGCGTCGCTGTGCACGCCTGAATGCGGTGTTAGGTTCGGGTGCGAGAGTCGACCAGTATCTGTGGGGGCACGTCATGATCAAGCCGCGCAACACCAACCCCGAATTCGAGCTCGGCGGTATCAACCACATCGCGCTGGTGTGCTCGGACATGGAGCGCACAAAAGACTTCTACTCGAATGTGCTGGGTATGCCGCTGGTCAAGGCTCTGGACCTGCCCGACGGCCTTGGACAGCACTTCTTTTTCGATGCCGGCAACGGCGATTGCGTGGCGTTCTTCTGGTTCGCCGAGGCGCCCGACGGCACCGCAGGCAGCACCATCCCCGCCGCACTGCCCGGCCTGGGGTCGATCGTCAGCGCGGTCGGATCGATGAACCACCTGGCCTTCCACGTCCCGGAGGAGAAGTTCGACGAGTACCGTCGCCGGCTGAAAGAGAAGGGTGTGCGGGTCGGCCCGGTGCTCAATCACGACGACAGCCCGCAGGGCGCGACCCGCGAGCTCCATCCGGGGGTGTACGTCCGGTCGTTCTATTTCAACGACCCCGACGGAATCGTCCTCGAGTTTGCTTGCTGGACAAGAGAATTCACCAACAACGAGGTGACCACCGCGCCCAAGACCGCCGCGGACCGCAGGTTGCCGATAGCCGCGAACTAGTCGCGGAACAGCCGCGGATCACCGAGTTCATCGAGGATTGCGGTGAGCTGATCGGCGAGCTCGTTCGGGGTCAAGGTGATGGCGCCGCCCAGCCAGGCGCTGATGGTCTGGCCGACCCCGCCGACGACGAAGTGCGCCAACGCCTTGATCCGGTCGTTGGCCGGCCGATGCAGCATCGCCTCGACGTGCTGGCCCGAGAGCAGGGCGAACAGCGCACCGGATTCCTGGCGCTTGCGGACCACCGTCGCGTTGGACAGCTGCGAGCTGAACATCAGCCGCCCCACTCGCGGGTCGAGCTCGATGGTCCGCACGATATTGGCCATGGCCGCCTGGTTCTGCCCGTCGATCGGGGCGGTGGCGACGGCTGCCTGAGTGGTGGCCGCGAGCTCGGCAACCACCCAGTCGAACACCGCCGCCACGAACTCGTCCTTATCGGTGAAGCTCTCGTAGAAGTAGCGGGTGGCCACCCCGGCTTCCCGGCAAATGCCACGAACGGTGAGTTCAGCCGGGTCGACCTCGCTGCCCAGCAGTTCTAGCCCGGCCTGCAGGAGCCGGGCTCGGCGCCGAGCCAGCCGATCGGCGGCGTCAACGCCGCCGTACGAGCGTGCCTGCGTCATTAGGCAATCTTGACATTGCTGCCGCCAGGGCGGCAATATTCGGAAACATCCGTTTCCTGATGTGATACCGATAGGTGGCGCACTGTGGCGATCCACGAACCCGTCGTCAGCCACGTCGATCGCGGCGTGAGCTCTCCGCCCTTGCCGTCCCGCCGTCGCAAACTGGGGCCCGGATTCGACGACGGTCTGATGGGTGTGGCGCTGCTGGCCGGCCCTGCGAACGTCATCATGGAGCTGGCCCGACCCGGTGTCGGCTACGGCGTCATGGAGAGCCGGGTCGAAAGTGGGCGGGCCGACCGGCACCCGGTCAAACGGGCGCGGACGACGTTCACCTACCTCGCGGTGGCCACCCGCGGCAGCGAGGAGCAGAAGAAGGCGTATCGGCGTGCGGTCAACAAATCGCACGCCCAGGTGTACTCCACCCCGGACAGTCCGGTGCAGTACAACGCATTCGACAAGGACTTGCAGCTCTGGGTGGCGGCGTGCCTGTACAAGGGCGGGATCGATATCGCCCGGGTCTTCATCGGCGAAGCCGACGACGAGACCGCCGACCGGAAGTACCAGGAAGCCATGGCGCTGGCGACCACCCTGCAGGTGCCCGCCGAGATGTGGCCGGCGGACCGGGCCGCGTTCGACAAGTACTGGCAGGAGTCGCTGGACCAGGTCCACATCGACGACACGATCCGCGAATACCTGTACCCGTTCGCAGTATCGCGGGTCCGCGGGGTCCGGCTGCCGGGACAACAGGCCATCGAACGATTCAACCTGCTCATCACCACCGGATTCCTACCGCAGCGATTCCGTGATGAGATGCAGCTTGAGTGGAATGCGGACAAGCAGCGCGCATTTGACCGGTTGATGGCGGCCATCCGATTCGTCAACAACCTCACCCCGCGATTCCTTCGTGAGTTCCCGTTCAATCTGTTGTTGTGGGACGTGGATCGGCGAATCCGCAACGGCCAGCCGCTGGTGTGAGTCTTGTCAGAATCCGCGCGTACCCTCGCGGACGTGCGATCTGACAATGACACCTGGGATATCACCACCAGCGTCGGCTCTACGGCATTGTTCGTCGCGGCCGCTCGTGCACTGGAAGCGCAGAAACCCGACCCGCTGGCCCTCGACCCGTTCGCCGAGGTGTTTTGCCGTGCCGTCGGAGGTCCGTGGGCTGCGGTCCTGGACGGCCAGGCGCCCGATCATCCACTGAAATCCCCGGAATTCGGCCAGCACTTCGTCACATTCCAAGCCGCCCGGACCCGCTACTTCGATGCCTACTTCCAGCGAGTCGCGCAGGCTGGCGTGCGCCAGATCGTTCTGCTCGCCGCAGGCTTGGACTCCCGCGCCTACCGGCTCGACTGGGCGTCCGGCACCACGATCTACGAGCTCGATCAGCCGCAGGTGCTGGACTTCAAGCGCGAGGCCGTTGGCGCCACCGCTACGGCCGAGCGCCGCGAGGTTGCCATCGATCTACGGGAAGACTGGCCACAAGCTTTACGGGACAGCGGTTTTCAGCCCGATCAGCCCTCCGCATGGATCGCAGAAGGGTTGCTGATCTACCTACCCGCCAGCGCGCAGGAGCAGCTGTTCACCGGTATCGACGCGCTGGCCAGTTCAGGTAGTTACCTCGCCGTCGAAGAGGGTCGGCCGATGGATCGTGAAGTCTTTCAAGCGAAGGTCTACCAAGCCAAGGACATTGACGATGAGCGGAGCCAGTGGTGGCAGCTGGTGTACAACGAACAAGTGGCGCCCGCCGCGCAGTGGTTCGGCGAACGGAGGTGGACGGCGCAGGACACGACGCTGCTGGATTACCTGAAGACCGTGGGCCGTTCGGTCGATTCGGCGGACACTGAGGCGGCCAACATGCTGGCGAGTATCACGCTGGTGAGCGCAACCAAGAGCTAGTCCCACATGAACGGCCGCAGGAACCGATTGATGCGGCGCAGTTACTCCGGGCGATGTGCCGGGCCAATGGGTTCGCGGGTCGGGCCGACACGATGGGAAGCACGGTCGGCGGCATCGATGCCCCGACAAGCGTGGCGATCGCTGTGCGCAAACCGATATCGGCGATTGCCGACGAGTCCACGATGAGCCGCTGACGTGCGGTCAGGTCAGCGCGGTCGGGGCCCTCGTAACCGGCGTCGGCACCCGCAACATCGGGTACCGGGATGGGCATGTCGACGTTCGACGTCATGGTCGCGACCCTTCCGGGGCGTGTGCTCCGGAGGATGTTAACTGGACGGGCGTGTCACAGGAGGCGGTAGACCGTCGCGCCGCCGACCTTCATCGGTGGGTAATGCTGCTCTACCCAGTCGGCTATCTCCCCACCGTTGCGGTCGTGGCTGCGCATCCGGCCGCTCTCGATGTAGTAGGTGATCGTGCCGGCATGCACTGCATCTTCGAACTGCGCCAAAGTCGGTACCGGATCGTTGCTCCATCCGCCGATGGCCATGACCGCCGTGCCGGACGCGATCTCCAGCGAGGCCGCGGCCTGTGAGCCTGAGGTGGCCGCTGACCACTGGGTTCGGGTGGTGCTGAGAAGTGTGGCCAGCTGCGGGTCGACGTTGCCGGAGCCGGCGCCCATCGTCATCGTCTTGGCGAAGCGGGACCCGACTGTCGGCCACACGTCCGCTGTGTGGGCCGCATTCGGGATCGTTCCGGTGTGCGGGGTGGCGGACGTTGCGACCGAAAACATCGTGGTACCAGCCAGGCTCGCCACGAGTGAGATCGCCAGCGCGGCCGGCGTCAGTCGCGGCCATTTCGCCAGCGCGGCGATCAGCAGCACCACCGCCGTCACTGCAGCTGCCCCGATGAGCCACGGCATCCACGCCGGACCCAGTCCGGCACGCCGCAGTAAGACGATCGCCCACCCGGCGGCGGCCAGCACCATCGTCATTGCTGCCCACCTGCTCTTGACCGCCGCCAAGCCGATCAGCGCGCCCACGGCCGGTGCCAGGGCGATGGTGTAGTACGGGTGGACCATGCCGGTCATATAGCTGAACACCACCGTGCAGACGACGAACCACACCGTCCACGTGGTGAAGCCGGCCGCTTCCAACCGGCTGAGCCTACGGCGGACAGCGAGATGGGCGGCGGCGGCGATCGCGATCGTGACCGCGGGCACCAGCCAGGAAGCTTCGTAACCCATTTCCGCGGACAGGATTCGCAACACTCCGGCATGGGTGCTCCAGCCGCTGGGACGTCCGTGCGACTCCAGGTTGCCGCCGCCGATGATGCGGTCGACACCGTTGTAGCCCAGCGCAAGATTGAGGACGTTGTTGTTCTGCGAACCACCGATGTACGGACGCGAGCTCGCCGGCCACAGCTGGACGATGGCCACCCACCAGCCACCGGAAATCACCAGTGCGACAGCGGCTCCCAGCAGATGCAGAATGCGGCGCCACCAATTCGTGGGCGCGAAAAGCAGATACGCCAGGCTGAACGCGGGCAGCACCATCAACCCGGCCAGCATCTTGGTTAGAAACGCCAAACCCAATGCGGCGCCGACCATTACCAGCCATCGCCACGACGCGGTGGGTATCGCGCGCATCAGAAAGTAGGACGCCACGACCATCAGCAGCACCAGCAGCGCGTCAGGGTTGTTGTACCGGAACATCAACGTGGCCGCGGGTGTCAGGGCCAGGACGGCACCGGCGATCAGCCCTGCGATCGCCCCGCGCGTGGGGTCGGTGATGGTGCGGCGGACCGTCGCGTACAGCACGGCGACTGTGGCGACGCCCATCAGCGCCTGCGGCACCAACACCGCCCAGCTGTTCATCCCAAACAGGCGCACCGATAGTCCGGTCACCCATAGTGCGCCGGGTGGCTTGTCGACGGTGATGAAGTTATTGGGGTCCAGTGAGCCGAAGAACCAGGCGCCCCAGTCCTTGGCCCCGGATTGGGCGGCCGCGGCGTAGAACGAGTTGCCGTAGCCGTTGATCGACAGATTCCACAGATAAAGGGCGGCCGTGGCGGCCAACAAGCAGATCAAGGCGACGGCCGGCCACCGCGCAGCCGTCGGCGGGTGGTCGACTGGCCCGGGCGCCCCAGGTGCGTCGACGAGCTCGGCGGTGGCGGTCACCGCATTACGGTGCCCGATGGTGCTGCCGGGCGCTCGCCGGCGGAGCTGGGAACTCGCTGTGGATTTCATGATTGATGTGGATGTGGTGGAGTGGCCAGATGTGGAATCCGCAGACGTATCTCGCGTTCGCCGATCAGCGGGGACGCCCTTTTTTCGATCTGCTGGCCCGCGTCGGGGCGCAATCGCCACGGCGGGTGACGGACCTGGGCTGCGGGCCGGGCAATCTCACCGAGCAGCTTGCACAGCGCTGGCCGGATGCCGTGCTGCAGGCCGTCGACAGCTCACCGGAGATGGTGGCTGCTGCCCGGGACCGGGGTATCCACGCCGAACTGGGTGATATCGCGGCCTGGACGCCGCCGCCGGGAACCGACGTCGTGTTCAGTAATGCAGCGTTGCAGTGGATCCCGGGGCAGGCCGAGTTGATGGTGCGCTGGGCCGGCCTGCTGGATCCCGGTGCCTGGATCGCGGTTCAGGTGCCGGGGAACTTCGATGCGCCCTCGCACGCGGCGATCCGTTGGATGGCCGAGCAGGAGCCGTGGTCACAGACACTGGGTGACTTCAGGTTCCGGAATGCGAACATCGTCGAGACGCCCATGCGCTATGCCGAGTTGCTCACCGGTGCAGGCTGCGCCGTCGACGCCTGGGAAACCACCTATCTCCACGAACTCAACGGCCCGGATCCGGTGCTGAACTGGATCACCGGGACCGCGCTCACTCCGGTGCGCGATCAGCTGAGCGACGAGCAATGGCAGCAGTTCCGCGCGGACCTGATCCCGCTGCTGGACGAGGCGTACCCGATGCGGGCCGACGGCCGCACCTACTTCCCGTTCCGCCGGATCTTCGTCGTCGCTCAGGTGCGCGGCTGACATTTCTCGTCGGGTACCCCGAGCACCTGCTTGACCAGGTCGGCGGACTCCGGCGGCTCGTAGGGGCCGTCGATACCGGTCAACCCCGTGAGCTCACCGGCGGGGGCCCGCTGGTAGAGGCCTTTGGGGTCGCGCGTCGACTTGCCCGAGGCCGCAAGGCCGGTGAACCAGATCGTCGCGCCACGTTGTTGCGTTGCCGTCCAGCGATATTCACGATCGAGTGACGACGGGTGCCATTTGAAGTCGTTGCGGGTCTGCTTACCCGGCTTGACCTCGCGGGCCTCCAGGATGGTCCCGGTGCCGACGCTGTTCGGCGGTGGGCCGCGACACCCACTGGATCGGCGGCCGAAGTCAGTTCGCCTCGGCCAGGATGTGACTGCGGTTCTCGGTCGAAAAGAACCGGTAGGCATTCTGCTTCCAGCAACCGCAATTCGTCGACGTGGGTGGTATCCGCGGTGCCGGCATTCCCCGTCAGGTGGGCAGCCCCTCTCTTTCCGCGTCGGCGCGGTAGCGGTCGACCCATTCATCGGAGCGTTGATCAGCCTGGCGTTCCAGGACAGGGGCGGGTGCCAGCCTCGGATCCTCGCCAATGGCCAGAAGAATCTGTGCGACAACGTCAGTCAGGTTGCGCCACAACACCGGATAGGGCACGTCGATGTACTGGACGTCTTCCTCGACGAACCAGTTGCGCCAACCTTCTTCCTGGTCCCGCAGCATCTGCACCACATGGGCGATCGCACCGGCGTGATACTCGACGCGCGCGTCGCGCACCGGGTCGGGCCGGCCACGCCAGACCCTGGTCTGGACGGCGCGCCAGAAGGAGACCGCCTGCGAGATGACGTCGGGGCGGTAGACATGAATCAGCACGGGGTCGCTGCCCACGACGTCACGGATGGCGGACAGCAGGCCCGGTCCGGACCGGTCGGGTAGGTCCTTGGCCCGGCTGAGCAGCAGAGGCGTCTGGTTCCACATGAGCTTGCCGCCCCAGATGCCGTTGGGGGTTCGGCCGACGGTGCGAATGTAGTCCCGCCAGATCTCGGCCGGTGCCAGGTCAGGCTTGCCTTCGATGATCGGGTCGAGTAGCCGCAGGATCGACTCGTCATCGGTGTCGGCAAACCATTCCCTGGGTTGCGGCGACATGCTGGTGTTGGGCAGATACTGAAAGAACTCCTGGGGCTCGCCGGCCACCCCGGTGGCCCGCAATGACTCGACCAACAACGTGCTGCCGCTGCGTTGAGAAGCGAGTACGAGGTAGGCGGTCGGCTGAGCGGGCATGTGCTGAGCCTAGTGGCATTCCAAGAGTGACGCCGACGTCAGAATTTAAACTCCCACTGACGAAAACTATTGTTGGGAAACAACTTCATCGTCGAAACCCCGTTCGGTCGCGATGGCTGACCGGCTGGTCAGCGTGTATCCGTTGATCGTGAAATAGGTCTCGGTGTAGCGGGCTGCGATCCGCGTTCCGACGAACTCGGAGGGGATGACATCACCGGTTTTGTGTCGCCACTCGTCGAGTCGGACCGCGAGGTCTTCGGCGATTTTCTCGGCTTCTCCCGTCGAGTCTGCGATCAGCAGATTGGTCGACTCGGCGGGGTCGGCTTCCAGGTCATACAGCTCGCGCGGTGGGCGGGGCCCGTTGACGAACGCCTCGACTGCCTGGCCGGACGGGCTCTCCTCGATGTCCAGCGGTAAGTCCAGGAGTGGGCGTTGCGCGTAGTTCTCGATGTAGCTGTACTTCTTGGTCCGGATCGCCCGGATCGGATCGAAGGAGTCGTGATAGGTCTTCTCGGTGTAGACGTGGTCGCGCACTTCGACGGGATTGTCCTGCCGGGCAAGCAGATTGCGCGCGTGTGACAGGCCCTCAATGTCATCGCCCGGGGTGATGCCGACCAATTCCAGCAGAGTAGGCAGCAAGTCCACACCGCTGAACAACTCGTCGTAGACGAGCGGGCTGCTGCCCAGGTGCCGCGGCGGGCGGATGATCGTGGCGATACCGGTGCCGGCGTCATAGAGGGTGGACTTCGCGCGGGGGAAGGCCGGGCCGTGGTCGGTGAGGAACACCACCCACGTGTCGTTGTCGAGCCCGGTATCGGCCAGGGTGTCCAGTAAGCGGCCCACGGCAGCGTCGGCGACGGCGATCGAGCCGTAGAACTCGGCCAGGTCCCCACGGACTTCCGGGGTATCCGGCAGGAAGTCGGGCACGTCCACATTCGTGGTGTCGGCGGGTTCGTAGCGGTCGCGGGGATAGGGGCGGTGGGTTTCGAAGAAACCGGCGGTCAGCAAGAACGGAGTGCGTGGGTCGATCTGCGCGCTCTCGGTCAGCCACTCCTGAGCCCGTTGCACGACGTATTCGCAGTACGAATTGGAGACGTTGAACTCGTCGTATCCCAACCGAACTGGGAAGGAAGTTTCGTGCTGCATCCCGAAAAGTGCTGAATACCAACCATTGTCGTGCAGGATGTGCGGCAGCGTGCGGACGCCGGCGCGGTACTCGAAGCCGTGGTGGGCCAGACCGATCAGACCGTTGCTGTGCGGATAGCGGCCGGTGAACAGCGACCCGCGAGACGGCGAGCACAACGGAGCGGTGGCGTGCGAGCGGGTGAAGATGATGCCCTCGGCGGCGAGCTGGTCCAAGCGTGGGCTTGACACACCCGGATAGCCGTAGGCGCCCAGGCATCGGCCCAGGTCATGCCAGTGGACGATCAGCAGGTTGTCGCGCTGCGGCTGGCTCACTCGGAATGCCTCCGTTCGGTTCGTGGGGTCTAGCTTGCCCCGCCGAGTGACCGTGGCTTCATCCGGCACACCGCGCAAGTGTTATCGACAGTCGGAATCGATCGGCCGACCGGTACCTATTACGGATGGTGAGGCACTCCAACGGCGCGATAGACCTACCCGGGCAGGACATCGAACGCCAGCGCTTGGGTGGGTAGCCGGGTCGGCACGTCCTCGGGAATATCCACTTTGTATGTGAGCGATAGCTGTCCGTGTTCACCTGCGGGTCGACGGTGGCGACATCGGCGTCCAAACGTATTCCGCTAGTAGAGATTGCGGCATTGACGCGGCGCTACGACGTCAACTGAGGTTCCCCAGAAAAAGTGGACACGGTTAGCTTGATTGCTGACGTGGCTGTGAGGCGATCTCGAAGTCGATGGGTGAGATCATCCCTAACGAACTGTGTCGCCTTTCATGGTTGTAGAATCTGATGTAATTGTCAAGTCCTGCAGTAAGATTCGCGTACGTGGTGAACGCGTGGCGTTTGTAATACTCATGTTTGACCGTCGACCATAGCGATTCGGCTCCGGCGTTGTCCCAGCAGATCCCGGTCGCTCCCATAGAGCGCAGTAAGCCATGCTCAGAACAAACCTGGGCCATGTCGTGGCTGGTGAATTGACCGCCTCGATCGGCATGCAGGATGGTGCCGGCGACGTTGCCGGCGCGGATGAACACCGCAGCATCGACGGCGGCTTCGACCAGCTCAGTGCGCATGTGGTCGGCCAGCGACCAACCCAACACCCGCCGCGAGTGTTCATCGCGAATCGCACACAGGAAGGCATCCCCTTCACCGCAGGTCAAGTACGTGATATCAGAGGTCCACACCGCATCGATACGCCCTTGGTCAAAGACCCGGCCGACCCGGTCCGGCGGGAACGATGCGGTCGGATCGACAACGGTGGTCTTGACCTTGAACGTGCGCGGGCTGATGCCTTCGACGCCCATCTCGGCCATCACCTTGGCGACGGTGTTCTCCGAGACGGTGACGCCTTCGGCATGCAGATCGGCAGTGATCCGCGGCGACCCGTACGTGCGGCGTGAGGCCTTCCAATGGGACAGGATCTTCACCTCCAGATCCCGGCGCCACTGCTGGTGCGCAGACAGCTCGACCCGGCATTGCCGTGCCGCCCACGCGTAGAAACCGGACCGCGAAACACCCAGCAGCTCGGTGAGTTTCGAGATGTCGTGGTCGGCGCACTCCGCGGCGATGAGCTCGAAACGACTCACCGGTGTTGCTGTGCCGCAAAGTACGCCGATACTTTTTTCAGGAACGCAATATCACGGTCCTTTTCGGCAAGCTCAGCACGTAACCGCACCAACTCCGCGTGCTCGACCGCCGACCGGTCCCCGTCCGGCGGTAGCTCGCGCGCGTCGAGAGCGGCACCGGCCCGAACCCGTTCAGCTACAACCCATTTACGTAACAGATTCTCATGAACGTTCAACTCCCGGGCAACCTCAGTGACCGATCGGCCACCATCAATCACCCGCCGAGCAGCCTCCACTTTGAACTCCGGTGTAAACGACCGACGAGTTCGAGACATCCCGACATCCTTCCAGCAGGACCCTCGGCCCCGCTATCTCAGGTGTCCACTCAAACTGGGGAAGCTCAAACACCACGGAGCCGACGTAGCTCGCGAAACTGCCGTTGGCACGCAGACCTGGGATCTTGCCGCTGAACCGACGGCTGACCGGGACGTATCGGCGAGGTAGACCATGCCTTCACTGTCGAACTGCTCGCGCATCTTGCGAGGAAGCTTGCCGATTCCAAACAATCGGCGCAGGAATATGGCCACGGGCAACGTGGTGCCAGATCTCGTGGTAGTTAAGGAGGGTATGTCATCGAGAAAAGCATGGTTGATCGCGTCGGTTGTCGTCGCGGTACTCGCTTACGCCGCGATGTGGGTCGGCTATACCCAGAACTGGGCGTGGCTGGATAGCGTCGACACCCAGTTGCTGCAGACGTTCCACAGTATTGGCGCCACGAGGCCCGGGTGGGTGGCGTTCTGGGATGTGTTCTGTGTCGTGTTCGGGCCGAACGGGTTTCGGGTGATCGCGCTGGTTCTGGTGATCCTGGCATTGGTCCGCCGCAACGTGGCGACGGCGGTGTTCCTGGTGGTCAGCATCGGGTTGATGGGGGTGGTGACCGAGAGCGCCAAGTTTGTCGCGGGCCGGCCGCGACCGGCGATGGCGCTGGTCTACGGCGGGTCGACGTCGTTTCCGTCCGGGCACGCGCTGGGCGTGATGGTGGGCGTGCTGGCCCTGCTCACGGTGCTGTGGCCCAGTGTGACGCACCGATGGCGCACGGTACTGGCGGTGCTCGGGGGTGTGCTGGTGGTGCTGGTCGGCTCGGCGCGGGTGGTGCTCAACGTGCATTACCCGTCCGACGTGGTGGCGGGATGGGCGCTGGGCTACCTCTCCTACCTGCTGTGCGTGCGGCTGGTACCGCCGCGCGGGATTACGGCAGCGGTCGAAAGACCGGCAGTGCCCGATAGCGCGCACTGAAACTGGCGTGGACGTAGCTGTCGCCGACCTCGCCGTCGCGCGCCAGCGATGTCGGACCGTCGACCGCTTCGAACGAGAATTCCGGCACCTGCATCTCGTGATAGAGCGGGCTGCGTTCCAAGCGGCCCAGCACGATCGCGGTGAGGATGCGCAGCCGGCTAAACCGCCGGCCGGTTTCCAGGATGCGGATATCGATCAGCCCGTCGTCCATGCGGGTGCGTCGTGACGGCGCGAAACCCGATGGGAGATAGACCGAATTGCCCAAGAAGAACAACGACGTCTCGAGAGTCTTGTTGTCGTAGCGGATCCGCACCGGTTTCTCGCGGCGCAGAGTGTGCAGCATCGCGTACAAGCCGGCCATCGGCTTGCCGATCTTGTGCTCAAGCTTCTCGCGGGTCCGGACGAAGGCCGGGTAGGCGCCGATGCTGGCGGTGTTGATCACCAGCTGGTCTTCGTTGAGGCAGACCAGATCTACGTACGACGCGCTGCCGGTGCGGATGGCCGTGACAGTGCGCTCGACGGTGTCGCAGCCGATGTCCTTGGCGAAGTGGTTGAAGGTGCCGGCGGGGAAGACCGCCAGCGGTAACCCTGCTTCGACGGCCACCGCGGCCGCGCCCGCCACCGTGCCGTCGCCGCCACCGACACCGAGCACCTCGGCGCGTTGGGCGGCCGACCGCAACACAGCCTCGGGGTCGTCGTCCTCACCGAGTTCGACGATCTCGGCCTTGGGCAGTTTCGCGCGGACCTCGTCGATCACGCGGGCGCCGTTCCCGCTGCCCGAGGCGGGGTTGACCACCAGGACGACGCCTTCGCCCTCGGGACGCTCGGGGGTCTCGATGCTCAAGGGTTCGGTCATCGGCAACGTGGCCGGCACGACGGGTGGAACCAGCCGCCCGCCCAGCACTGCGATCGCGGCTCCGATGCCGAAGCCGGCGAACACGTCGCCGGGATAGTGCGCCCCGGTGGCCACCCGCGACAGGCCGACCAGGCCGGCCACTAGTGCCAGCCCGAGCCCCACCGGCGCACTCTCCAGGCCCACCCCCACGGCGAAGGCGGCCGCGCTGGCCGAATGTCCGGACGGAAACGAGTTCGACGTCGGCATCCTGCGCGCCCGCCGCACCAACGGCACGAGGCTGCCCGTGGGCCGCTGCCGTTTCCACACCCGCTTGGCGAACTGATTGGTCACCAGACTGGTCACGGCCAGCGTGACGACTCCCCGCCCGGCGCCGCGGCGCACCGAGGGCGATCCCGTCGCGGCCAGCGCCGCGGCGATGGCGAACCACAGCTTGGAATGGTCGGCAGCGCGGGTCAGGATCGGCATCGCCTTGTCCAGCAGCGCGGTCGGGGATTCGGCGACGGCCTCGAACACCTCGCGGTCGAG
This window contains:
- a CDS encoding ArnT family glycosyltransferase translates to MTATAELVDAPGAPGPVDHPPTAARWPAVALICLLAATAALYLWNLSINGYGNSFYAAAAQSGAKDWGAWFFGSLDPNNFITVDKPPGALWVTGLSVRLFGMNSWAVLVPQALMGVATVAVLYATVRRTITDPTRGAIAGLIAGAVLALTPAATLMFRYNNPDALLVLLMVVASYFLMRAIPTASWRWLVMVGAALGLAFLTKMLAGLMVLPAFSLAYLLFAPTNWWRRILHLLGAAVALVISGGWWVAIVQLWPASSRPYIGGSQNNNVLNLALGYNGVDRIIGGGNLESHGRPSGWSTHAGVLRILSAEMGYEASWLVPAVTIAIAAAAHLAVRRRLSRLEAAGFTTWTVWFVVCTVVFSYMTGMVHPYYTIALAPAVGALIGLAAVKSRWAAMTMVLAAAGWAIVLLRRAGLGPAWMPWLIGAAAVTAVVLLIAALAKWPRLTPAALAISLVASLAGTTMFSVATSATPHTGTIPNAAHTADVWPTVGSRFAKTMTMGAGSGNVDPQLATLLSTTRTQWSAATSGSQAAASLEIASGTAVMAIGGWSNDPVPTLAQFEDAVHAGTITYYIESGRMRSHDRNGGEIADWVEQHYPPMKVGGATVYRLL
- a CDS encoding VOC family protein, whose protein sequence is MIKPRNTNPEFELGGINHIALVCSDMERTKDFYSNVLGMPLVKALDLPDGLGQHFFFDAGNGDCVAFFWFAEAPDGTAGSTIPAALPGLGSIVSAVGSMNHLAFHVPEEKFDEYRRRLKEKGVRVGPVLNHDDSPQGATRELHPGVYVRSFYFNDPDGIVLEFACWTREFTNNEVTTAPKTAADRRLPIAAN
- a CDS encoding alpha/beta hydrolase; this encodes MPTPGVVREFIGMASPTARRAGAGGHPCQGLYHRGVGRKPKVAVIATHYQIDFSEHYLADYLATRGVGFLGWNTRFRGFESSFVLDHALVDIGVGVRWLREVQGVETVVLLGNSGGGSLMAAYQSQAVDPNVTPLEGMRPAAGLTELPPADGYIASAAHPGRPEVLTAWMDAAVIDENDPVTSDPDLDLFDEHNGPPFSPEFIARYRAAQVARNHAITDWAETELKRVQAAGFSDRPFTVMRTWADPRMVDPSIEPTRRQPNLCYAGVPEKANRSARGIAAACTLRNWLGMWSLKTAQTRAEPHLARITVPSLVVNADQDTGVFPSDADRIFDALANTDKTQCSIDTDHYFTTPGARGEQADTIAKWIAKRWR
- a CDS encoding SAM-dependent methyltransferase, giving the protein MRSDNDTWDITTSVGSTALFVAAARALEAQKPDPLALDPFAEVFCRAVGGPWAAVLDGQAPDHPLKSPEFGQHFVTFQAARTRYFDAYFQRVAQAGVRQIVLLAAGLDSRAYRLDWASGTTIYELDQPQVLDFKREAVGATATAERREVAIDLREDWPQALRDSGFQPDQPSAWIAEGLLIYLPASAQEQLFTGIDALASSGSYLAVEEGRPMDREVFQAKVYQAKDIDDERSQWWQLVYNEQVAPAAQWFGERRWTAQDTTLLDYLKTVGRSVDSADTEAANMLASITLVSATKS
- a CDS encoding TetR/AcrR family transcriptional regulator; its protein translation is MTQARSYGGVDAADRLARRRARLLQAGLELLGSEVDPAELTVRGICREAGVATRYFYESFTDKDEFVAAVFDWVVAELAATTQAAVATAPIDGQNQAAMANIVRTIELDPRVGRLMFSSQLSNATVVRKRQESGALFALLSGQHVEAMLHRPANDRIKALAHFVVGGVGQTISAWLGGAITLTPNELADQLTAILDELGDPRLFRD
- a CDS encoding oxygenase MpaB family protein; the protein is MAIHEPVVSHVDRGVSSPPLPSRRRKLGPGFDDGLMGVALLAGPANVIMELARPGVGYGVMESRVESGRADRHPVKRARTTFTYLAVATRGSEEQKKAYRRAVNKSHAQVYSTPDSPVQYNAFDKDLQLWVAACLYKGGIDIARVFIGEADDETADRKYQEAMALATTLQVPAEMWPADRAAFDKYWQESLDQVHIDDTIREYLYPFAVSRVRGVRLPGQQAIERFNLLITTGFLPQRFRDEMQLEWNADKQRAFDRLMAAIRFVNNLTPRFLREFPFNLLLWDVDRRIRNGQPLV